A genomic stretch from Penicillium digitatum chromosome 4, complete sequence includes:
- a CDS encoding Reticulocyte-binding protein 2 like a: MEYSKSIPTEESGASHSSNSPNEHTRAGHSRAFRFKDGSRPHRKRTHRHRSRTRDDESSKRRHREEKRPDPTVENPFGSTRDTFRESLFDALGDDEGAAYWESVYGQPIHNYRVPDVQRGPEGELEQMTEDEYVDYVRRRMWERTREGMLAEQERLRAERQQKRKEEARRNAQAGREEFERAMDDSLRRGAERKRAKIEWGTPWAEYLERWENIGKAAEGSAPKPLRNLIFWPVRSGKRGDVRPQAVEEFMRHVPAPAELIGTLKVERIRWHPDKIQHRYGALGIDDVVMRGVTEVFQIVDRLWNEERERQK, translated from the coding sequence ATGGAATACTCCAAATCCATCCCGACTGAGGAGTCAGGGGCATCCCACAGCTCCAACTCTCCAAACGAACACACCCGCGCAGGTCACAGCCGGGCATTTCGTTTCAAAGATGGCAGTCGTCCCCATCGAAAACGAACACACCGTCATAGATCACGGACAAGAGACGACGAATCCTCCAAGAGGCGCCATCGCGAGGAGAAGCGACCCGACCCTACAGTTGAAAATCCCTTCGGTTCAACCAGAGACACCTTCCGAGAATCTCTCTTCGATGCTCTCGGCGACGACGAAGGCGCAGCATACTGGGAATCCGTCTACGGGCAACCTATACATAATTACCGCGTGCCCGATGTTCAACGGGGCCCGGAAGGCGAGCTGGAACAAATGACCGAGGACGAATACGTTGATTACGTCCGTCGACGGATGTGGGAGCGGACACGGGAAGGTATGCTGGCTGAGCAGGAGCGTCTGCGTGCTGAGCGGCAGCAGAAAAGGAAAGAGGAGGCTCGGAGGAATGCGCAGGCTGGGAGGGAGGAGTTCGAACGTGCAATGGATGACAGTCTGCGGCGAGGCGCAGAGCGCAAGAGAGCCAAGATTGAGTGGGGTACGCCCTGGGCTGAGTATTTGGAACGGTGGGAGAACATCGGGAAGGCTGCGGAGGGGTCTGCTCCCAAGCCATTACGCAATCTGATTTTCTGGCCTGTTCGCTCTGGGAAGAGAGGCGATGTTCGCCCCCAGGCTGTTGAGGAGTTCATGCGTCATGTTCCGGCACCTGCCGAGTTGATTGGTACGCTTAAGGTGGAGCGCATTCGTTGGCATCCTGATAAGATCCAGCATCGGTATGGCGCATTGGg